The Mytilus galloprovincialis chromosome 4, xbMytGall1.hap1.1, whole genome shotgun sequence genome contains a region encoding:
- the LOC143072868 gene encoding cytosolic iron-sulfur assembly component 2A-like: MNAIKSLLQNVVKTTPHSYETAQGSQELYIDVKNKNNKPDVVSSNETGKTKSAVVLPVIDQECKQLQETIFDLIRGIIDPEKPQTLEDLEVVNEEDVCVYRHDEELWVRLIFTPTVPHCSLASLIGLCLRSKLETCLPERHKVDIYIKEGTHSTADEINKQINDKERIAAAMENPNLRELVDKCIADEG; the protein is encoded by the exons ATGAATGCAATCAAATCATTGTTACAGAATGTTGTGAAAACTACACCACATTCTTATGAAACTGCTCAAGGTTCACAAGAACTGTACATCGACGTAAAAAATAAGAACAACAAACCAGACGTCGTTTCTTCAAATGAAACTGGCAAGACAAAATCTGCAGTGGTGTTACCAGTTATCGACCAAGAATGTAAACAACTCCAGGAAACCATATTTG ATCTAATTAGAGGTATTATAGATCCAGAGAAGCCACAGACTTTAGAAGATTTAGAAGTGGTAAATGAAGAAGATGTATGTGTTTACAGACATGATGAGGAATTATGGGTCAGGCTTATATTTACTCCAACTGTGCCTCACTGCTCACTGGCATCATTGATAG GTCTTTGTTTAAGAAGCAAGTTGGAGACATGTTTGCCTGAAAGACATAAA gttGACATTTATATCAAAGAAGGAACACATTCAACAGCTGATGAAA ttaaTAAACAGATTAATGATAAAGAGAGAATAGCTGCTGCAATGGAAAATCCAAATCTTCGTGAGCTGGTTGACAAATGTATTGCAGATGAGGGATAA